From Cinclus cinclus chromosome 2, bCinCin1.1, whole genome shotgun sequence, one genomic window encodes:
- the RPL8 gene encoding large ribosomal subunit protein uL2, whose amino-acid sequence MGRVIRGQRKGAGSVFRAHVKHRKGPAKLRAVDFAERHGYIKGIVKDIIHDPGRGAPLAKIAFRDPYRFKKRTELFIAAEGIHTGQFVYCGKKAQLNIGNVLPVGTMPEGTIVCCLEEKPGDRGKLARASGNYATVISHNPETKKTRVKLPSGSKKVISSANRAVVGIVAGGGRIDKPILKAGRAYHKYKAKRNCWPRVRGVAMNPVEHPFGGGNHQHIGKPSTIRRDAPAGRKVGLIAARRTGRLRGTKTVQEKEN is encoded by the exons ATGGGTCGCGTCATCCGCGGACAGAGAAAAGGAGCGGGTTCCGTGTTCCGCGCCCACGTGAAGCACAGGAAGGGCCCGGCCAAGCTGCGCGCCGTGGACTTCGCCGAGCGGCACGGGTACATCAAGGGCATCGTCAAG GACATCATCCATGACCCCGGGCGGGGCGCTCCGCTGGCCAAGATCGCCTTCCGTGACCCGTACCGCTTCAAGAAGCGCACGGAGCTGTTCATCGCTGCCGAGGGCATCCACACAGGGCAGTTCGTGTACTGCGGCAAGAAag CCCAGCTGAACATCGGGAACGTTCTGCCCGTGGGCACCATGCCCGAGGGCACCATCGTGTGCTGCCTGGAGGAGAAGCCCGGGGACCGCGGGAAGCTGGCACGAGCCTCCGGGAACTACGCCACCGTCATCTCCCACAACCCTGAAACCAAGAAAACCAGAGTGAAGCTGCCCTCAGGCTCcaagaaagtaatttcttctgcaaacaGGGCTGTTGTGG gaattGTGGCTGGTGGAGGCCGTATTGACAAGCCCATCCTGAAGGCCGGCCGTGCGTACCACAAGTACAAGGCCAAGAGGAACTGCTGGCCACGTGTCCGTGGTGTGGCCATGAAC CCTGTGGAGCATCCCTTCGGAGGAGGCAACCACCAGCACATCGGGAAGCCCTCGACCATCCGCAGGGACGCTCCCGCGGGACGCAAGGTCGGGCTCATCGCCGCGCGCCGCACGGGGCGGCTGCGGGGCACAAAGACTGTGCAGGAGAAGGAGAACTGA